The Mesorhizobium sp. M3A.F.Ca.ET.080.04.2.1 genome contains the following window.
TTCACCGCTGCGCAGGCGCGGCATGCCATGATCGGCGAGTGTCCACGACACCCAAACAGGTTTGCCGCTCTCCGTCGCTGCGGTGACGGCCGCGCGCGCCTCGTCCGCGGATGCCATGGTTTCGCACAGGAAGAGATCGACGCCGTCGACCTGCTCCGCGACGATGCGCCGATAAGTGTCAAGCGTCTCCTCGAAAGAGATGGTCAGCGCCGGCGCGTAGCTGCCGAACAGGGGCGACAGGCAGCCGGCGATCGCGGCATCACCGGATTCGTCGCGGGCCTGCCGGGCGAGTTCGATGCCGCGCTTCTGCAGGGGTTTGAACAGATCATCCGCGCCCTCACGCGCCAGGCGCTCGGGCGTCGCCGAATAGGTGTTGATGGTGATGACGCGGGCGCCAGCGCGGATGAATTCCGCATGCAGGTCGCGCACGAGGTCCGGTTCGTCGATCAGCACCCTGGCCGACCACAAAGGCGTCGGCTCGGATTTGCTGCGCCGGACCAGTTCCTGGCCCATGCCGCCATCGGTA
Protein-coding sequences here:
- a CDS encoding homocysteine S-methyltransferase family protein, which codes for MTSVTLTDGGMGQELVRRSKSEPTPLWSARVLIDEPDLVRDLHAEFIRAGARVITINTYSATPERLAREGADDLFKPLQKRGIELARQARDESGDAAIAGCLSPLFGSYAPALTISFEETLDTYRRIVAEQVDGVDLFLCETMASADEARAAVTAATESGKPVWVSWTLADHGMPRLRSGETIAAASAALGDLPVAARLLNCCRPEAIAAALPELIALGGPVGAYANGFTSVEALKHGGTVEVLHARHDLDPDAYADHAIGWVEAGAGIVGGCCEVGPAHIAALRDRLIQAGHQLSGVSYA